A region of Thiofilum sp. DNA encodes the following proteins:
- a CDS encoding HAMP domain-containing sensor histidine kinase: MSLNILVIDDDNTFTNHIEMFADYLDWKVKILDINSINEVSINLLNSADYIILDGKIPSIKNIVFFLEENSLKDRVIFVSGKLNSHKLGAKYGFKLTYQKPVDLVKINDDLRRVDGENNIKLYSDASSNDGYISEKDILWKAFNKLAPAVTIHKKNNSIDPVFGNESSRESPFSIPFNERQSVNLRLLKVDLDEKQRDNSKIRMSSREDWNSEINAWVYSRLYDSHHYYWLTRQVMQEEYLATPLSAHDSLSSFMGKVIIHLKKWGITRVRLYKVMKLYSDDMPEHIKKSYLLKPLYESGSGFFVGQNWYDHKLVCKTNEQDSKHIIEALSENALNSNFYTLHDVSDKNNKDCFCPIIEWGSAGARALIPIRGKNKNTSKVIVLGLLAIDQRIDHLPPEVVSPFSLVGDKSSGLAPLTIGEMEQMRGYFTQQLIPKLFTLLENEIEKKLREWNTNLSKVLKAHIESSESTSVDSVVKVLMTNEWCNISSIHKNEQEKFYSQDLINWYFLRAEEYEQLHVVSGVGEIADDRKKIRYFNNLPPFKEALESDIGAGYIIQDFQSWIKEKGGDSTSLYATTEARKEWLTKIGSWVGIHFKAHDRHYLMVVHAKEKDYFNDYRVRLLKHAAQRLAPLLLWENAERAKELFNRAIVHELATPIQMIEHEYKALSKENRKIVEGIYASAKVLHSMVENIKILNGNYSWISKPGTIKIEESLDKPNLDAIIKKLHFLYVWAEAQGIQIIIEPEPKSDCYNDLARRLTVKKDMASALIEIIFNLLHNAIKYTEQGFDTVFVDVSFSDSEELLRVQISNNTSYAMSDIERSNIFLPYFRAKGVKQNSGGGLGLAVVNILCSKHGIRCEALKPKVQGNSYIQTFLLEIPVIGVE, from the coding sequence ATGAGTCTAAATATATTAGTAATAGATGATGATAATACTTTTACCAACCATATTGAAATGTTTGCTGATTATTTAGATTGGAAGGTTAAAATTTTAGATATAAACAGTATAAATGAAGTTAGTATTAATCTATTAAATAGCGCAGATTATATTATTTTAGATGGAAAAATACCTAGTATTAAAAATATTGTATTCTTTTTAGAAGAAAATAGTCTTAAAGATAGAGTTATTTTTGTCTCTGGTAAGCTCAATAGTCACAAGTTAGGGGCTAAATATGGTTTTAAATTAACTTATCAAAAGCCTGTTGATCTTGTTAAGATTAATGATGATTTAAGAAGGGTTGATGGTGAAAATAATATAAAATTATATAGTGATGCCAGTTCAAATGATGGTTATATATCGGAGAAAGATATTTTATGGAAAGCCTTTAATAAGCTGGCGCCTGCGGTAACTATTCATAAAAAAAATAATAGTATTGATCCTGTTTTTGGTAATGAATCATCTAGGGAATCACCTTTTTCAATCCCTTTTAATGAGAGGCAAAGTGTTAACTTAAGGTTGCTCAAAGTGGATTTAGACGAAAAGCAGCGTGATAATTCAAAAATTAGAATGTCCTCAAGAGAGGACTGGAATAGTGAAATTAATGCATGGGTTTATTCACGTCTTTACGATAGTCATCATTACTACTGGCTAACGCGACAAGTCATGCAGGAGGAGTATTTAGCTACCCCGTTAAGTGCTCATGATAGTTTGTCATCATTTATGGGTAAAGTAATAATCCATCTCAAAAAATGGGGGATCACTAGAGTACGCCTTTATAAGGTAATGAAGCTTTATAGTGATGATATGCCAGAGCATATAAAAAAATCATATTTACTTAAGCCTCTTTATGAGTCAGGGAGTGGTTTTTTTGTTGGGCAAAATTGGTATGATCATAAATTAGTTTGTAAAACAAATGAGCAGGACTCTAAGCATATTATTGAAGCTCTATCCGAAAATGCTCTTAATAGTAATTTCTATACCTTACATGATGTTAGTGATAAAAATAATAAAGATTGTTTCTGCCCTATTATTGAGTGGGGGAGTGCAGGGGCAAGGGCTTTAATACCTATACGAGGTAAAAATAAGAATACATCTAAGGTAATTGTCTTAGGTTTATTAGCTATTGATCAACGTATAGACCATTTACCACCAGAGGTAGTATCTCCTTTTAGCTTGGTAGGTGATAAATCCTCTGGCTTGGCTCCTTTGACAATAGGGGAAATGGAGCAAATGCGTGGTTATTTTACGCAACAGTTAATACCAAAGCTTTTCACATTACTAGAAAACGAGATCGAAAAAAAGCTACGTGAATGGAATACTAATCTCTCTAAAGTATTGAAAGCTCACATTGAAAGTTCTGAATCAACAAGTGTGGATAGTGTAGTAAAAGTTCTAATGACTAATGAATGGTGTAATATTTCTAGTATCCATAAAAATGAGCAAGAAAAATTCTATAGTCAAGATTTAATAAATTGGTATTTTTTGCGAGCAGAGGAGTATGAACAACTTCATGTTGTTAGCGGAGTAGGTGAAATAGCTGATGATAGAAAAAAAATAAGATACTTTAATAACCTCCCGCCTTTTAAAGAGGCTTTAGAGTCAGATATTGGAGCCGGTTATATTATTCAAGATTTTCAGAGCTGGATCAAGGAAAAAGGAGGTGATTCGACAAGTTTATATGCCACTACTGAGGCTAGAAAAGAGTGGCTAACTAAAATAGGTTCATGGGTAGGTATACATTTTAAAGCTCATGATAGGCATTATTTAATGGTAGTACATGCTAAAGAAAAAGATTATTTTAATGATTACCGTGTGCGTCTCCTCAAGCATGCTGCACAAAGACTCGCACCTTTACTGTTATGGGAAAATGCTGAAAGGGCAAAGGAGCTTTTTAATCGCGCTATTGTACATGAGTTAGCTACTCCTATTCAAATGATAGAGCATGAGTATAAAGCTCTTAGTAAAGAAAATAGAAAAATTGTAGAAGGTATTTATGCTAGTGCTAAAGTACTTCATTCTATGGTGGAAAACATTAAAATTCTTAATGGTAATTATAGCTGGATTTCTAAACCTGGAACTATCAAAATTGAAGAGTCATTAGATAAACCAAATTTAGATGCTATAATAAAAAAATTGCATTTTTTGTATGTTTGGGCAGAAGCACAAGGTATTCAAATAATAATTGAGCCAGAGCCAAAGTCAGATTGTTATAATGACTTAGCTCGAAGGCTAACTGTAAAAAAAGATATGGCTAGTGCTTTAATAGAAATAATTTTTAATCTGCTACATAATGCAATAAAGTATACAGAGCAGGGGTTTGATACTGTTTTTGTTGATGTTAGTTTTTCTGATAGCGAAGAATTATTAAGAGTTCAGATCTCGAATAACACTAGCTATGCTATGAGTGATATAGAAAGATCAAATATATTTTTACCTTATTTTAGAGCTAAAGGTGTTAAGCAAAATTCGGGGGGGGGGTTAGGTTTGGCAGTTGTTAATATCTTATGTTCTAAGCATGGGATAAGGTGTGAAGCCTTAAAACCAAAAGTGCAAGGCAATAGTTATATACAAACCTTCTTATTAGAAATACCTGTGATAGGAGTGGAGTAG
- a CDS encoding HAMP domain-containing sensor histidine kinase yields the protein MPHIPPVNLINQVVTARIVVQRLDNCDLRLEGGQLLRLYQSDSKAWKSEQLMGQLHEYQVGKELKVLVMHRRTEDGGVYYVNERWAERSEDEVPLEIGMLVKGQVVAEVLKANNLIGYYVQLHPNEKGYKQPDARVYLPLEELPWEDGSLTERPINPSSKRLSLWIEDWVELEIIDLKSLPLFSEASLIKCIHHRDASFYYKSYYSPTTLLASNTELQAFKDKQLEQPIDGKKLLLGKRIAVLDDTEKKLQLLCQLLTKNGVEVECIQVIHGRIGIAAKSLYEKIKSTAIDLVLVDYALPQPYQGTELIDQTYKLIIEDGLSIVPDFVLISSYIEQKDIDYARKKLPFLKGFLVRPIKIDQLEQLLKHEESDNLWRTSPYYHNLAQLAQPNRAKELPELVHEIIQQGMASFIILLEVEKKQSLSWSVGIGSIPFKPDDLSYIEQHSDLKVLIRGKYTELSYSNDKNILLGIHNQKAVWQFLSISSETKYILGIGYNATNSSYHGLITQLIIQSLNDKAWRIWVDHHANFISSGVLVHSLAHEYQNYLNNLANIGHLIGLMIEHKDMNLTKLAKLGSQLKEQTQQATELIDILLQGLSHRFSPIKLVDVVRQVERLVQSSFVEGNTVLKIGQIPDITLGIPSAIITTVMVNLILNGDKHHYRNETRLVNLCISLDKSSSSSLLSIAVQDNGPGIHTRNLDRLFKIGYSSASSDEGKHGIGLWLSTELLKRVQGTIWLDENLMGLGCTFKFHVPLSLI from the coding sequence ATGCCGCATATCCCGCCAGTGAATTTAATTAACCAAGTTGTTACCGCTCGTATTGTCGTACAGCGCTTGGATAACTGCGATCTTCGTCTAGAGGGTGGGCAATTACTACGTTTATATCAAAGTGATAGTAAGGCTTGGAAGTCTGAGCAGCTCATGGGGCAGTTACATGAATATCAAGTTGGTAAAGAGCTTAAGGTCTTAGTGATGCATCGGCGTACTGAGGATGGGGGCGTTTATTATGTCAATGAGCGCTGGGCTGAGCGTTCAGAGGATGAGGTTCCTCTAGAAATAGGGATGTTAGTCAAGGGACAGGTAGTAGCTGAGGTTTTAAAAGCTAATAATCTCATAGGGTATTATGTACAGCTACATCCCAATGAAAAAGGCTACAAGCAACCGGATGCTCGTGTGTATTTACCTTTAGAAGAGTTACCTTGGGAGGATGGTAGCTTAACTGAGCGCCCTATTAATCCTAGTAGTAAACGTTTATCGTTATGGATAGAGGATTGGGTAGAGTTAGAGATTATAGATTTAAAATCATTACCCCTGTTTTCAGAAGCCAGTCTAATCAAGTGTATTCACCATCGAGATGCCAGTTTTTATTATAAATCCTATTATAGTCCTACCACCTTATTAGCCTCAAATACCGAGTTGCAAGCTTTCAAAGATAAGCAGCTAGAACAACCTATTGATGGAAAAAAACTGCTATTAGGTAAGAGAATAGCGGTATTAGATGATACAGAGAAAAAACTTCAATTACTTTGTCAGTTGTTGACGAAGAATGGAGTCGAGGTGGAATGTATTCAGGTTATTCATGGGCGAATAGGTATTGCTGCTAAAAGTTTGTATGAAAAAATTAAATCCACCGCCATTGATTTAGTATTAGTAGATTATGCGCTACCTCAGCCTTATCAAGGAACTGAGCTTATTGATCAAACTTATAAGTTAATAATAGAAGATGGTTTGTCTATAGTACCAGATTTCGTTTTGATTTCGAGCTATATTGAGCAAAAAGACATTGATTATGCGCGTAAAAAGCTTCCTTTTTTAAAAGGTTTTTTGGTACGCCCTATTAAAATAGATCAATTAGAACAGTTACTAAAGCATGAGGAGAGCGATAATCTATGGCGCACCTCACCTTATTATCATAATTTAGCTCAACTCGCCCAACCTAATCGTGCTAAAGAATTACCTGAGCTAGTACATGAAATAATTCAGCAGGGCATGGCTAGTTTTATTATTTTACTAGAGGTTGAAAAAAAACAGAGCCTTAGTTGGAGTGTTGGAATAGGCTCAATACCATTTAAGCCAGATGATTTATCTTATATTGAACAGCACTCTGATTTAAAGGTTTTAATTCGCGGTAAGTACACAGAGCTAAGTTATAGTAATGATAAAAATATTTTACTAGGTATTCATAATCAAAAAGCTGTTTGGCAGTTTCTTAGCATTAGCAGTGAAACTAAGTATATTTTGGGTATTGGTTACAACGCTACTAATAGTAGTTATCATGGTTTAATTACTCAGCTAATTATACAAAGTTTAAATGATAAAGCATGGCGTATTTGGGTAGACCATCATGCCAATTTTATTAGTAGCGGGGTGTTAGTACATAGTTTGGCACACGAGTATCAAAACTATTTAAATAATTTAGCTAATATTGGTCATTTAATAGGATTAATGATCGAGCATAAGGATATGAATCTTACAAAGCTTGCTAAGTTAGGTAGTCAGTTAAAGGAGCAGACTCAGCAAGCTACTGAGCTAATTGATATTTTATTACAAGGTTTAAGCCATCGTTTTAGTCCCATCAAATTAGTGGATGTGGTTAGGCAGGTAGAACGCTTAGTACAATCATCGTTTGTAGAGGGTAACACGGTGCTTAAAATTGGGCAGATACCTGATATAACGTTAGGTATACCCAGTGCAATCATAACAACTGTAATGGTTAATTTGATACTTAATGGCGATAAACATCATTATCGTAATGAAACTAGATTGGTGAATCTTTGTATATCTTTGGATAAAAGTTCTAGTAGCTCTTTATTAAGCATCGCTGTTCAAGATAATGGACCTGGTATTCATACTCGTAATCTAGATAGATTATTCAAGATAGGGTACTCAAGTGCTAGTAGCGATGAGGGAAAACACGGTATAGGTCTCTGGCTATCTACTGAACTACTGAAAAGAGTTCAAGGCACTATCTGGTTGGATGAAAATTTGATGGGACTAGGTTGTACCTTTAAGTTTCACGTACCACTTAGCTTAATATAG
- a CDS encoding CDP-alcohol phosphatidyltransferase family protein → MLDKTIIARLKPVLTILAQRLVAQGVSPNQVTILGFVLGLLTLPALYFDCYSIAIILIMLNRLADGLDGAIARLQQPTDRGAFLDITLDFLFYSAIPLGFALANPAQNALAAAVLIYAFIGTGCSFLAFAIIAAKRGLTSTAYTEKGFYYLGGLTEATETIAVFILMCLFPSYFPVLAYSFAALCFMTTALRIKAGWEVFDS, encoded by the coding sequence ATGTTAGATAAAACTATTATAGCTCGCTTAAAACCCGTGCTAACAATCTTGGCTCAGCGTTTAGTGGCTCAGGGAGTGAGTCCTAATCAGGTCACGATTCTAGGGTTTGTATTAGGACTGTTGACTTTGCCCGCGCTTTATTTTGATTGTTATTCAATTGCAATAATCTTAATTATGTTAAATAGACTAGCTGATGGCTTGGATGGAGCTATAGCTAGATTACAACAACCCACGGATCGAGGTGCTTTTTTAGATATTACCTTAGACTTTTTGTTTTATTCTGCCATTCCCTTAGGGTTTGCTTTGGCAAATCCTGCTCAAAATGCTTTAGCCGCCGCAGTATTAATTTATGCCTTTATTGGCACGGGATGCAGTTTTCTAGCTTTTGCAATCATTGCTGCCAAGCGTGGTTTGACTAGCACGGCTTATACTGAAAAGGGTTTTTATTATTTAGGGGGATTAACCGAGGCTACGGAAACGATTGCAGTATTTATTTTAATGTGTTTATTTCCCAGTTATTTTCCCGTCTTGGCTTATAGCTTTGCGGCTTTGTGTTTTATGACTACGGCATTACGGATTAAAGCAGGGTGGGAGGTGTTTGATTCTTAG
- a CDS encoding ATP-binding cassette domain-containing protein gives MLQLSDVTIAKNNQVLISDLNLTIAKGEIMTLMGGSGSGKSTLLSWILGALPEVFQAQGQLQLNSRVLNQLPIEQRRIGVIFQDDVLFPHWSVGQNLAFALPNTFKGKARREYIEQVLGQVGLGGFYVRDPATLSGGQRSRVSVLRALVAQPQALLLDEPFAKLDRALRAQVRDWVFEQVQALQIPVLLVTHDHEDVPAGGRVVQLNSALGGKGC, from the coding sequence ATGCTTCAGCTCAGTGATGTGACGATTGCAAAAAATAATCAAGTGTTGATTTCAGACCTGAATCTTACGATTGCCAAGGGTGAGATCATGACTCTAATGGGGGGGTCAGGTAGTGGTAAATCAACGCTTTTGAGTTGGATATTGGGAGCTTTGCCCGAAGTATTTCAAGCACAAGGTCAGTTGCAATTGAATAGTCGAGTGCTGAATCAGTTGCCAATAGAGCAGCGCCGCATTGGGGTTATTTTTCAGGATGATGTGTTATTTCCGCATTGGAGTGTGGGACAAAATCTGGCATTCGCTTTGCCCAATACTTTTAAAGGTAAAGCGCGACGAGAATATATTGAGCAGGTGTTGGGACAGGTGGGGTTAGGTGGGTTTTATGTGCGTGATCCGGCTACTTTGTCGGGTGGGCAGCGTTCGCGGGTGAGTGTGTTACGTGCTTTAGTAGCCCAGCCGCAGGCGTTATTGTTGGATGAGCCTTTTGCTAAATTAGATCGTGCTTTGCGGGCGCAGGTCAGGGATTGGGTGTTTGAGCAGGTGCAAGCCTTACAGATTCCGGTGTTATTGGTAACCCATGATCATGAAGATGTACCTGCGGGGGGGCGAGTGGTGCAGTTGAATTCAGCATTAGGGGGTAAGGGATGTTAG
- a CDS encoding ABC transporter substrate-binding protein, translating to MKTAWLAGLIGLGIATAVGAADWASVESKAKGQTVYFNAWGGGESINQYIDWAAQQTQERYGVTLKHVKITDAAEVVKRIKTELDAGRSTDGTVDLMWVNGENFKALKQANALYGNWVEALPNWQYVDLTKPVRQDFSESTDNLEAPWGMAQLTFIADKAKVAEPPRSAAELLAFAKTNPGRVTYPKPPAFHGTTFLKQLLTELTPDPAVLQQPVDSAQWAAHTQPLWDYLDELHPVTWREGKNFPATQADMIPLLADGELLLALTFNPNEAANLIESGQLPDTAYSFGFTKGTIGNVHFLAIPANAKAKEGAQVVANFLLSPEAQARKADVKIWGDPTVVDVTKLTTEQQATMNNKAKGALAETVPTLPEPHASWVEALETEWLKRYGSQ from the coding sequence ATGAAAACAGCGTGGTTGGCGGGTTTAATAGGGTTAGGGATTGCCACAGCGGTAGGTGCGGCGGATTGGGCGAGTGTCGAGTCCAAGGCTAAAGGTCAAACTGTGTACTTTAACGCTTGGGGTGGCGGTGAGAGCATTAATCAGTATATTGATTGGGCGGCTCAACAAACTCAAGAGCGTTATGGTGTGACTCTCAAGCACGTCAAGATCACCGATGCAGCAGAAGTCGTTAAACGCATTAAAACGGAGCTAGACGCCGGACGCTCGACGGATGGCACGGTCGATTTAATGTGGGTGAATGGCGAAAATTTCAAAGCCCTTAAGCAAGCCAACGCGCTGTATGGCAATTGGGTAGAAGCACTACCTAATTGGCAATACGTGGATTTAACTAAACCAGTGCGCCAAGATTTTTCGGAAAGTACCGATAATCTCGAAGCTCCGTGGGGTATGGCACAATTAACTTTTATTGCGGATAAAGCCAAGGTCGCCGAGCCACCGCGTTCGGCGGCTGAATTGCTAGCCTTTGCTAAAACTAATCCGGGGCGTGTGACTTACCCTAAGCCCCCAGCCTTTCACGGTACTACCTTTCTTAAGCAATTATTGACCGAACTCACTCCAGACCCCGCCGTATTGCAGCAGCCTGTCGATAGCGCACAATGGGCAGCACACACTCAACCCTTATGGGATTACTTAGATGAGCTGCATCCAGTGACATGGCGTGAGGGTAAAAATTTTCCAGCGACACAAGCCGATATGATCCCGTTACTGGCGGATGGTGAGTTGCTATTAGCCCTAACCTTTAATCCCAATGAAGCGGCGAATTTGATCGAAAGTGGTCAATTGCCCGATACTGCCTATAGTTTTGGGTTTACTAAAGGCACCATTGGCAATGTACATTTCCTTGCGATTCCTGCCAATGCTAAGGCAAAAGAGGGGGCGCAAGTGGTAGCGAATTTCCTGCTTTCCCCTGAAGCTCAAGCTCGTAAAGCAGATGTGAAAATTTGGGGCGATCCTACAGTAGTAGATGTCACCAAGCTCACCACTGAGCAACAAGCCACGATGAATAATAAAGCCAAGGGTGCTTTGGCGGAGACTGTTCCAACCTTACCTGAACCTCATGCTTCATGGGTGGAAGCGCTAGAAACAGAATGGTTAAAACGCTACGGTAGCCAATAA
- a CDS encoding ABC transporter ATP-binding protein: protein MSNSLLKAKAISFSQAKRMILNQVSMDVRVGELIGLIGPNGAGKSTLLKVLASLLKPQSGRVLWQGNDLINIAPNERAKALAWLEQNGAIHWPLTVERLVALGRLPHLAAWQKLTDADRQVLEQVLKQTDLELLRERDATTLSGGERARVLLARALASEPQLLLADEPVAALDLGHQLQTMQLLREFAQGEKAGIVVLHDLALAARYCDRLCLMQHGQIVAEGKPEQVLTPALLAQVYGVECVLGSMPYPWVVPLKINKVSKD, encoded by the coding sequence ATGAGTAATAGCCTATTAAAAGCCAAAGCCATCAGTTTTAGCCAAGCCAAACGCATGATTTTAAATCAGGTTTCAATGGACGTGAGAGTAGGGGAGTTAATTGGCTTAATTGGTCCTAATGGTGCGGGTAAATCCACTCTTTTGAAAGTATTAGCCAGTTTATTAAAGCCTCAATCGGGGCGAGTACTTTGGCAAGGTAATGATTTAATTAATATAGCTCCTAATGAGCGTGCTAAAGCGCTTGCATGGTTAGAGCAAAATGGAGCGATTCATTGGCCTTTAACGGTGGAGCGTTTAGTGGCTTTGGGGCGCTTACCGCATTTAGCGGCTTGGCAAAAACTGACGGATGCAGATCGACAAGTATTAGAGCAAGTACTCAAGCAAACCGATTTGGAATTATTACGTGAGCGTGATGCGACGACTTTATCAGGCGGTGAACGTGCACGGGTATTATTGGCACGCGCCTTAGCCTCCGAGCCGCAACTACTATTAGCAGATGAGCCAGTAGCTGCACTGGATTTAGGGCATCAATTACAAACCATGCAGCTCTTGCGTGAGTTTGCACAAGGTGAGAAAGCAGGCATAGTTGTTTTACATGATTTGGCATTAGCGGCGCGGTATTGTGATCGTTTATGTTTAATGCAACACGGGCAAATAGTGGCTGAGGGCAAACCGGAGCAGGTATTAACGCCAGCGTTATTAGCTCAGGTGTATGGAGTGGAGTGTGTGTTGGGTAGTATGCCCTATCCTTGGGTAGTGCCGTTAAAAATAAATAAAGTATCGAAGGATTAG
- a CDS encoding iron ABC transporter permease: protein MKQGKLLALLSVLVVILFIASLGVGRNPLPIWQAANALNVDSVLTIILTEIRLPRALIALFAGATLGLCGAAMQGLLRNPLASPDLIGSSSGAALCAVTVLYFGWTNTAFNLPLLPLAGMVGALLATLLVFILAGRDASISTLILAGVAINTLATAGMSLLLNLAPSPYAMRELILWTMGDLTDRSMDDFYLMLPFTVLGWGLLIGVGRQLSALTLGEQTAQTLGVHPNRLRWRIFLAIALAVGATVSITGVIGFIGLVIPHLLRPWVGYDAGRLLWVSALGGAALLLAADIGVRLIPTETPLKVGVLTAIVGAPFFLHLILSARRQHL, encoded by the coding sequence ATGAAACAAGGTAAGCTCTTAGCCTTATTGAGTGTTTTAGTGGTCATACTTTTTATCGCTTCATTAGGGGTGGGACGTAATCCTTTACCCATTTGGCAAGCGGCAAACGCATTAAATGTTGATTCGGTATTGACTATTATTTTAACTGAAATACGTTTACCACGAGCCTTGATTGCTTTGTTTGCCGGAGCCACTTTAGGGTTGTGTGGTGCTGCTATGCAGGGCTTATTACGTAATCCACTAGCTAGTCCCGATTTAATTGGTAGCAGTAGTGGAGCAGCTCTATGTGCAGTGACCGTATTATATTTTGGTTGGACTAATACAGCTTTTAATTTACCCCTTTTGCCCCTAGCTGGAATGGTAGGAGCCTTATTAGCCACTCTATTAGTATTTATATTAGCGGGGCGAGATGCCAGTATTAGTACCTTAATTTTGGCAGGTGTGGCTATTAATACCTTAGCGACAGCGGGAATGTCCTTATTATTAAATCTAGCGCCTAGCCCCTATGCTATGCGTGAATTAATTTTATGGACGATGGGAGATTTAACAGATCGTTCTATGGATGATTTTTATTTAATGCTCCCGTTTACTGTATTAGGTTGGGGTTTATTAATTGGAGTAGGGCGACAATTAAGTGCTTTGACCTTAGGGGAGCAAACCGCACAAACCTTAGGGGTACATCCTAATCGCTTACGCTGGCGCATCTTTTTAGCCATAGCCTTAGCAGTCGGTGCAACGGTTTCAATCACTGGAGTGATTGGTTTTATTGGTCTGGTTATACCGCATTTATTGCGTCCTTGGGTGGGGTATGATGCAGGGCGTTTATTGTGGGTATCGGCATTAGGGGGGGCGGCTTTATTATTAGCGGCGGATATTGGGGTAAGATTAATTCCAACCGAAACGCCTTTAAAGGTGGGCGTATTAACCGCAATAGTAGGTGCTCCGTTCTTTTTGCATTTGATTTTAAGTGCAAGGAGGCAGCATTTATGA
- a CDS encoding ABC transporter substrate-binding protein: MCLPNLINTLMLICGLMLTTALYADSTKPQRIVSLNVCTDQWLLLLADPEQIASITHLSHEEGASYLLNQALKYPTNKGRAEDILPFKPDLVISSDYTSPNTLNLLRELNIRVETLPIADNWESTLKGIERMASLIGHPERGKQVINDMQQRLRQLPSIPEHKPLIASYEPNGYTVGNESLLGQAIQQAGWQNVAELAGITHYGQLDLETMIQLKPQALIESPYRNNTWSRAEVLPQHPALRKAGINPQVIHLPSAMTICAGPWSVEVAERLAQARLQLTTRKLSE; encoded by the coding sequence ATGTGTTTACCTAATTTAATCAATACTTTAATGCTGATCTGTGGTTTAATGCTTACCACTGCACTGTATGCAGATAGTACCAAACCGCAGCGTATAGTCTCTCTGAATGTGTGTACTGATCAGTGGTTGTTATTATTAGCCGATCCTGAGCAAATTGCCTCAATCACTCATTTATCTCATGAAGAGGGGGCGTCCTATTTATTAAACCAAGCCTTAAAATACCCTACCAATAAAGGGCGAGCTGAAGATATATTGCCTTTTAAACCCGATTTAGTGATTAGCAGTGATTATACTAGCCCTAATACTTTAAATTTATTGCGCGAATTAAACATTCGCGTAGAGACTTTACCCATTGCGGATAACTGGGAGAGTACTTTAAAGGGTATTGAGCGAATGGCAAGTTTAATTGGTCATCCTGAACGGGGTAAGCAAGTCATTAATGACATGCAGCAACGTTTAAGACAATTACCCTCTATTCCAGAGCATAAACCCTTAATTGCCTCCTATGAGCCGAATGGTTATACCGTCGGCAATGAATCTTTATTAGGACAAGCGATTCAACAAGCAGGTTGGCAAAATGTGGCGGAATTAGCAGGTATTACTCACTACGGGCAATTAGATCTGGAAACCATGATTCAATTAAAACCCCAAGCGCTGATTGAGTCACCCTATCGTAATAATACTTGGTCACGCGCTGAGGTATTGCCACAACATCCCGCATTACGTAAGGCAGGCATTAATCCCCAAGTGATTCATTTACCTAGTGCGATGACCATTTGTGCGGGACCTTGGTCGGTAGAGGTAGCAGAGCGTTTAGCGCAAGCACGCCTGCAATTAACTACTAGGAAATTATCCGAATGA